In Burkholderia savannae, one genomic interval encodes:
- a CDS encoding acyl-CoA dehydrogenase family protein, with amino-acid sequence MAWSTHEVSNQFDELTDYNLFATDAALGEMLERAGASWAAPRLGAYGARLGARDTAQQAEDANRHAPELNAFDRRGRRIDRVDFHPSWHALLGLYREQGLISLALRESRAGRWAANAAGFYLHGQIEAGTLCPATMTQASIPVLRKDPALWAQLKDKLYSDVHDPRDVPIDAKQSILIGMGMTEKQGGSDVRANTTIAVPVGAGGRGGDYLLRGHKWFFSAPMCDAHLVVARTESGGPSCFYLPRWRPDGTKNAVLIQRLKNKVGNRSNSSSEIELGDAWGVMLGEEGRGIPTIIEMATYTRLNCVLGSAAILRQGLVQAIAYTRQRHAFGRALAEQPLMRAVLADLALESEAALALAMRLAQAFERDEHAWTRIVTPAAKFWVCKRAVEAAGEVMEVFGGNGYVDDGPIARLFREAPVNSIWEGSGNVMCLDVMRAIAREPDAAHALVDELHALGGRDARIRAELDALRALLGTPPDALEALGRVLAQRIALVAQACLLLDAAPAFVSDGFIATRFGEPAWGRVTGALDSRRVDVAALLQRAYAA; translated from the coding sequence ATGGCCTGGTCGACCCACGAGGTGAGCAACCAGTTCGACGAATTGACCGACTATAACCTCTTCGCGACCGACGCCGCGCTGGGTGAAATGCTCGAACGCGCGGGCGCGTCGTGGGCCGCGCCGCGGCTCGGCGCATACGGCGCGCGGCTCGGCGCGCGCGACACCGCGCAACAGGCCGAGGACGCGAACCGCCACGCTCCGGAGCTGAACGCGTTCGATCGCCGCGGCCGCCGGATCGACCGCGTCGATTTCCACCCGAGCTGGCACGCGCTCCTCGGCCTCTATCGCGAGCAGGGCCTGATCTCGCTTGCGTTGCGCGAATCGCGCGCGGGCCGCTGGGCGGCGAACGCGGCGGGCTTCTATCTGCACGGCCAGATCGAGGCGGGCACGCTGTGTCCGGCGACGATGACGCAGGCGAGCATCCCGGTCCTCCGGAAAGATCCCGCGCTATGGGCGCAATTGAAAGACAAGCTCTACAGCGACGTCCACGACCCCCGCGACGTGCCGATCGACGCGAAGCAGTCGATCTTGATCGGCATGGGGATGACCGAAAAGCAGGGCGGCTCGGATGTGCGCGCGAACACGACGATCGCGGTGCCCGTCGGCGCGGGCGGCCGCGGCGGCGACTATCTGCTGCGCGGCCACAAATGGTTCTTCTCCGCGCCGATGTGCGATGCGCACCTTGTCGTCGCGCGCACCGAATCGGGCGGCCCGTCGTGCTTCTACTTGCCGCGCTGGCGGCCGGACGGCACGAAGAACGCGGTGCTGATCCAGCGCCTGAAGAACAAGGTCGGCAACCGCAGCAACTCGAGCAGCGAGATCGAGCTCGGCGACGCGTGGGGCGTGATGCTCGGCGAGGAAGGCCGCGGCATTCCGACGATCATCGAAATGGCGACCTACACGCGCCTGAACTGCGTGCTCGGCAGCGCGGCGATCCTGCGCCAGGGGCTCGTGCAGGCGATCGCGTACACGCGGCAGCGTCACGCGTTCGGCCGCGCGCTCGCCGAGCAGCCGCTGATGCGCGCGGTGCTCGCCGATCTCGCGCTCGAAAGCGAAGCGGCGCTCGCGCTCGCGATGCGGCTCGCGCAGGCGTTCGAGCGCGACGAGCACGCGTGGACGCGCATCGTCACGCCGGCCGCGAAATTCTGGGTCTGCAAGCGTGCGGTCGAGGCCGCGGGCGAAGTGATGGAAGTATTCGGCGGCAACGGCTATGTCGACGACGGCCCGATCGCGCGGCTGTTCCGCGAGGCGCCCGTCAATTCGATCTGGGAAGGCTCGGGCAACGTGATGTGCCTCGACGTGATGCGCGCGATCGCGCGCGAGCCCGACGCGGCGCACGCGCTCGTCGACGAGCTGCACGCGCTCGGCGGCCGCGATGCGCGGATTCGCGCGGAGCTCGACGCGCTGCGCGCGCTGCTCGGCACGCCGCCCGACGCGCTCGAAGCGCTCGGCCGCGTGCTCGCGCAACGCATCGCGCTCGTCGCGCAGGCGTGTCTCCTGCTCGACGCGGCGCCCGCCTTCGTCAGCGACGGCTTCATCGCGACTCGCTTCGGCGAGCCGGCCTGGGGCCGCGTGACCGGCGCGCTCGATTCGCGCCGCGTGGACGTCGCCGCGCTGCTGCAACGCGCATACGCCGCGTGA
- a CDS encoding TetR/AcrR family transcriptional regulator, giving the protein MTSRHVQVSAPAERSIAQPQPALRRRPRQRRAHASSEALQQAFVQVLLERGYAKATIREIAAVAGVSVGTFYEYFGDKESLAALTIHHYVKTIATRMRGVVDTRRGARRRAIAAALVDAQIDALEQDARVWAAMFTLERKVSPIDAYRRHYDDYVALWRDALAGASDAPAEARLGVAARVVHALCYGWVSQSLLTQGADVDVAQLRGELHRAVDAYLAAEADDEAAG; this is encoded by the coding sequence ATGACTTCGCGACATGTTCAGGTTTCCGCGCCCGCCGAGCGGTCGATCGCTCAGCCGCAGCCGGCCTTGCGCCGCCGTCCGCGGCAGCGTCGCGCGCACGCGAGCTCGGAGGCGCTGCAGCAGGCGTTTGTTCAGGTTTTGCTCGAGCGCGGCTACGCGAAGGCGACGATCCGCGAGATCGCCGCGGTTGCAGGCGTGAGCGTTGGCACGTTCTACGAGTATTTCGGCGACAAGGAGAGTCTCGCCGCGCTCACGATCCATCATTACGTGAAGACGATCGCGACGCGGATGCGGGGCGTCGTCGATACGCGGCGCGGCGCGCGCCGCCGGGCGATCGCGGCCGCGCTCGTCGACGCGCAGATCGATGCGCTCGAGCAGGACGCGCGGGTGTGGGCCGCGATGTTCACGCTCGAGCGCAAGGTCTCGCCGATCGACGCGTATCGCCGGCATTACGACGACTACGTCGCGCTGTGGCGCGATGCGCTCGCCGGCGCGAGCGATGCGCCGGCTGAAGCGCGGCTCGGCGTGGCGGCGCGCGTCGTGCATGCGCTGTGCTACGGGTGGGTGTCGCAGTCGCTGCTCACGCAAGGGGCGGATGTCGACGTCGCGCAGTTGCGCGGCGAGCTGCATCGGGCGGTGGACGCGTATCTCGCGGCCGAGGCCGATGACGAGGCGGCGGGGTAG
- a CDS encoding branched-chain amino acid ABC transporter substrate-binding protein, with protein MQHTMKKLAGATFVAVMSLAGTAHADDVKIGFAAPMTGAQAHYGKDMQNGIVLAIEDFNATKPTIGGKPVKFVLDMQDDQADPRTGTTVAQKLVDDGIKGMLGHFNSGTTIPASRIYANAGIPQIAMATAPEYTTQGYKTTFRMMTSDTQQGSVAGAFAVKDLGMKKIAIVDDRTAYGQGLADQFEKAAKAAGATIVDREFTNDKAVDFKAILTKLKASKPDLVYYGGADSQAAPMAKQMKSLGVAAPLMGGEMVHTPTFLKIAGDAAEGSIASLAGLPLDEMPGGKSYADKYKKRFGEDVQTYSPYAYDGAMAMFNAMKKANSTDPAKYLPLLAKTDMAGVTSTHIAYDTKGDLRNGGITMYKVEKGEWKPLKSIGGK; from the coding sequence ATGCAACACACGATGAAAAAGCTGGCAGGCGCGACGTTCGTCGCGGTCATGTCGCTCGCGGGGACGGCGCACGCGGATGACGTCAAGATCGGCTTCGCGGCGCCGATGACGGGCGCGCAGGCGCACTACGGCAAGGATATGCAGAACGGCATCGTGCTCGCGATCGAGGACTTCAATGCGACGAAGCCCACGATCGGCGGCAAGCCGGTGAAGTTCGTGCTCGACATGCAGGACGACCAGGCCGACCCGCGCACCGGCACGACGGTTGCGCAGAAGCTCGTCGACGACGGCATCAAGGGCATGCTTGGCCACTTCAACTCGGGCACGACGATCCCGGCCTCGCGCATCTACGCGAACGCGGGCATCCCGCAGATCGCGATGGCAACCGCGCCCGAGTACACGACGCAGGGCTACAAGACGACCTTCCGGATGATGACGTCCGACACGCAGCAGGGCTCGGTCGCGGGCGCGTTCGCGGTGAAGGATCTCGGCATGAAGAAGATCGCGATCGTCGACGATCGCACCGCGTACGGCCAGGGTCTCGCCGACCAGTTCGAGAAGGCGGCGAAGGCGGCGGGCGCGACGATCGTCGATCGCGAATTCACGAACGACAAGGCTGTCGACTTCAAGGCGATCCTGACGAAGCTGAAGGCGTCGAAGCCGGATCTCGTCTACTACGGCGGCGCGGATTCGCAGGCCGCGCCGATGGCCAAGCAGATGAAGTCGCTCGGCGTCGCGGCGCCGCTGATGGGCGGCGAAATGGTGCACACGCCGACGTTCCTGAAAATCGCGGGCGACGCGGCCGAAGGCTCGATCGCTTCGCTCGCCGGCCTGCCGCTCGACGAAATGCCCGGCGGCAAGTCGTACGCGGACAAGTACAAGAAGCGCTTCGGCGAAGACGTGCAGACGTACTCGCCGTACGCTTACGACGGCGCGATGGCGATGTTCAACGCGATGAAGAAGGCGAATTCGACCGATCCGGCGAAGTACCTGCCGCTGCTCGCGAAGACCGACATGGCGGGCGTCACGTCGACGCACATCGCGTACGACACGAAGGGCGACCTGCGCAACGGCGGCATCACGATGTACAAGGTCGAGAAGGGCGAGTGGAAGCCGCTCAAGAGCATCGGCGGCAAGTAA
- a CDS encoding class I adenylate-forming enzyme family protein — MNLIAALDRAARATPDKPFLRYDGATITYRHMQRRSRRAAEVLAALGIAPGERVAAMCFNTPAFFDLLFGAWRIGAAVVPINHKLQAPEVDYILGHSASRAVLFDAALAPVLAKVEHGAQRLATEGEANGAAPFDRLVADAAGIASGTPDDTALAEILYTSGTTGRPKGCMHSHRTVALAAATSALALSMTERERTLTAMPIWHASPLNNWFGGTLYVGGTVVLMRDYHPLRFLQTVEAEQATLYFGAPVSYTLPLDTIADFASFDLTSMRAWLYGGGPIGAELARRLMHAYRSEAFYQVYGMTETGPAGTVLYPFEQTMKAGSIGRRGTPGVDVRVVTASGGDARPGEIGEILLRADSMMLGYLDAPDATRAAFADDGWYRSGDVARIDDDGYLFVVDRIKDMIVTGGENVYSKEVEDVLTAHPAVAEAAVIGRAHPEWGETVVAHVVLRAAGGTSGAEGAVDADALRAFCETRLAAYKIPREYVFAERLPRTPTGKLQKYLLRARGA, encoded by the coding sequence ATGAACCTGATTGCCGCACTCGATCGCGCCGCGCGCGCGACGCCCGACAAACCGTTCCTGCGCTACGACGGCGCGACGATCACGTACCGGCACATGCAGCGGCGCTCGCGGCGCGCGGCCGAGGTGCTCGCCGCGCTCGGCATCGCGCCGGGCGAGCGCGTCGCCGCGATGTGCTTCAACACGCCCGCGTTCTTCGATCTGCTCTTCGGCGCGTGGCGCATCGGTGCGGCCGTCGTGCCGATCAACCACAAGCTGCAGGCGCCGGAAGTCGACTACATCCTCGGTCACAGCGCGAGCCGCGCGGTGCTGTTCGACGCCGCGCTCGCGCCCGTGCTCGCGAAGGTCGAGCACGGCGCGCAACGTCTCGCGACCGAGGGCGAGGCGAACGGCGCCGCGCCGTTCGACCGCCTCGTCGCGGATGCGGCCGGCATCGCGTCCGGCACGCCCGACGACACCGCGCTCGCCGAGATCCTCTACACGTCCGGCACGACGGGACGCCCGAAGGGCTGCATGCACAGCCACCGGACGGTCGCGCTCGCCGCCGCGACGAGCGCGCTCGCGCTGTCGATGACCGAGCGCGAGCGCACGCTGACGGCGATGCCGATCTGGCACGCGTCGCCGCTCAACAACTGGTTCGGCGGCACGCTCTACGTGGGCGGCACCGTCGTGCTGATGCGCGACTATCATCCGCTGCGCTTTCTTCAGACGGTCGAAGCCGAGCAGGCGACGCTGTACTTCGGCGCGCCCGTGTCGTACACGCTGCCGCTCGATACGATCGCCGATTTCGCGTCGTTCGACCTGACGAGCATGCGCGCCTGGCTGTACGGCGGCGGGCCGATCGGCGCGGAGCTCGCGCGCCGATTGATGCATGCGTACCGCAGCGAGGCGTTCTATCAGGTGTACGGAATGACCGAGACGGGGCCCGCCGGCACCGTGCTGTACCCGTTCGAGCAGACCATGAAGGCCGGTTCGATCGGCCGTCGGGGCACGCCGGGCGTCGACGTGCGGGTCGTGACCGCGTCGGGCGGCGACGCGCGGCCGGGCGAGATCGGCGAAATCCTGCTGCGCGCGGACAGCATGATGCTCGGCTATCTCGACGCCCCCGACGCGACGCGCGCCGCGTTCGCGGACGACGGCTGGTATCGCAGCGGCGACGTCGCGCGCATCGACGACGACGGCTATCTGTTCGTCGTCGACCGGATCAAGGACATGATCGTGACGGGCGGCGAGAACGTCTATTCGAAGGAAGTCGAGGACGTGCTGACCGCGCATCCGGCCGTCGCGGAGGCGGCCGTGATCGGTCGCGCGCATCCGGAATGGGGCGAAACCGTGGTCGCGCACGTCGTGCTGCGCGCGGCCGGCGGCACGAGCGGCGCCGAAGGCGCGGTCGATGCCGACGCGCTGCGCGCGTTCTGCGAAACACGCCTCGCCGCCTACAAGATCCCGCGCGAATACGTGTTCGCCGAGCGCCTGCCGCGCACGCCGACGGGCAAGCTGCAGAAGTACCTGCTGCGCGCACGCGGCGCGTGA